From Anopheles arabiensis isolate DONGOLA chromosome 3, AaraD3, whole genome shotgun sequence, a single genomic window includes:
- the LOC120901044 gene encoding uncharacterized protein LOC120901044: MEKKLKSVQLKRHQAVELVKSIEQFTIGYIEENASETPVCLEQLERCYEDFLHANAKVMELDEEATDASVSERSDMDARYRRVKGFLLRKQPPPTAAQNMSNESMLLARSTLNISGRSGAVNLRLPKIELSTFDGDFTKWLTFRDRFVAMIDSASEIPNIMKLQYLLSSLKDEVGLLFEHTTLTADNYEVTWAALLKRYDNPRTLIREYYRKIQLGPAGSEL, from the coding sequence atggagaAGAAGTTGAAATCGGTTCAACTGAAAAGGCATCAAGCGGTCGAATTGGTGAAAAGTATCGAACAGTTTACGATCGGCTACATCGAGGAAAATGCCAGTGAAACACCAGTGTGCTTGGAACAACTAGAAAGGTGTTATGAGGACTTCCTACATGCAAATGCGAAAGTGATGGAACTCGATGAGGAGGCCACAGATGCGAGTGTAAGTGAGCGGTCTGATATGGATGCACGGTATCGTCGCGTTAAGGGCTTTCTTCTACGAAAGCAACCACCTCCTACGGCCGCGCAAAATATGTCGAATGAGTCGATGCTATTAGCGCGCTCGACACTCAATATTTCGGGACGATCAGGTGCAGTGAATTTGCGGCTTCCAAAAATCGAATTGTCTACGTTCGATGGCGATTTCACCAAGTGGTTAACGTTCCGCGACCGATTTGTGGCAATGATCGACAGTGCCAGTGAGATACCGAATATAATGAAGCTGCAGTATCTGCTGTCCTCCTTGAAGGACGAggttggtttgcttttcgAGCACACCACGTTGACAGCAGACAATTACGAGGTGACGTGGGCTGCCTTGCTGAAGCGGTACGACAATCCGCGTACGCTGATCCGGGAGTACTATCGGAAGATTCAGCTCGGACCTGCCGGCAGTGAGCTGTGA